The DNA window atgaaGGAAGAACTGAAGCACAGTAAAATGTCTCCagtgtgtttcaaacaaagacaacactatCTCCTGCACATCCAACCGCAGTGAGAGATTCAACCAATCACAGGAGGGGGAGCACACAGTGGTGTTTGCATGGAGCCTTTATAAGAAGAGTCTCCCCCGCCTccactgcattcattcattcatttgtgtgaaCAGTAAGGATGCCTGATCCCGCCAAGACCGCGCCCAAGAAGGGCTCCAAGAAAGCCGTGACCAAGACCGCCGGCAAAGGAggcaagaagaggagaaagagcaggaagGAGAGCTACGCCATCTACGTGTACAAGGTGCTCAAGCAGGTCCATCCCGACACCGGCATCTCGTCCAAGGCCATGGGCATCATGAACTCGTTCGTCAACGACATCTTTGAGCGCATCGCCGGTGAGGCGTCTCGTCTGGCTCACTACAACAAGCGCTCCACCATCACCTCCAGGGAGATTCAGACCGCCGTGCGTCTCCTGCTGCCCGGTGAGCTGGCCAAGCACGCCGTGTCCGAGGGAACCAAGGCCGTCACCAAGTACACCAGCTCCAAGTAAACACGCGTCCTAATACAAGCGCGTCAAcccaacggctcttttaagagccacacactttATCTGAGAGAGCAACGTCGTCTTTGTACACTGTTCTCGTACAAGCGCGCGTCAAAATATAATGTGACTGAGGCAATTGAATTAACTTTCCGAGATGGAGTCTACCTTTGTGATGACGTCTTTAGCTATGATATATGTTTACTTCTTAATAAAGGCTATGAATATTGATAAGTTTAGTCTTATTATTGAGAAGAGCTAGAGGGAGATCTTTAAGTATCAGTTTAGttaacagtgttttattgtcgACACTAACATCTgaagactttattttgaaggtgtcCACATAAGAGTCACACAAGCCTGTCATAAACATGACATGTGATGTGTCACACTTTGAAGTAACATTAATGCTCATGATACTTGTCATGTTTATGACAGGCTTGTGTGACTCTTATGTGgacaccttcaaaataaagtgttcagATGTTAGTGTCATATTTTGcttaagtcacaaaaacatgttcaaaaagtcatttattgttacATAATTTACACACAGTGTTATTACTATGCCAATAGCCATCCTTTGTTACAtcctttttatgtgtgtgtgtgtgtgtgtgtgtaaatggatGCTTAGGAGTTCTGGAACTGAGTCTTAATAATTtagttaaacattaaaatgaacattcCAGTTAGCGAATGAAGCAAAGACTCGTTCAGAGAAACTCACTCATTGagggaaatgaagaaaatacacaataattaAATTATCATTTGCACATTTCTGTATTCTATAGTTTTGTTCCACAGTTGTATTAAACCTGGCGATTGGCACGACTATTTATGTACTGTTGATCTCACTAACTTCATTTAGTGCAGTGGAGACTAAATGATCTGCCgccaaaatgtgaaagaaacaaagactcgttcagagagagaaaaaaagaccacGCATCAGAAAACACGTGATGTTCTCTGCACATAcacaataatgaatgaatggtcaTTAAATGTTGTTCACGACCACAAAGAACACAAATGAttctttttattaaagtaaaataaaaagtttatatttataatgGAACAACACTATTCTAATAATATAGTTTTCCTCATCAGAATGAGCTATTGTCTTGATGTAAATGCCACACTGGAGCTAAAATAGATGGATGTCAGAGGAATTGTTTAAATCTTTTAATCACAGTCCACATCTCTGAAGCAAAGACagggtttattttttaatgttttattttcaaaagaaGAGTCTTATAATTAACATCATAGTCTGATGACTGACATTAACATTCATTGTGTCACACGTGGAGATGGTCACACATGAAATAATGTAACTATTGTTGGATGAGAGTAACAAGACTGTTGTAGACGTTGTAAATAATATTTGCTGGTTCAATTATACTcgtgacattatttattatttatttatttattagtatctgatttaagtgttttgatgttaaaaacaagtcaaacagtgagatgaataaataaaatatgactttcagtacaaaaatatgactttcagtcatttatttccAGAGTAAATTGACATTCAATGTTGACGacgtcattattattaataaacatcaacaaagacaaagtcaCAATCAACACATATGCTATTCATTTATGACAAACTATAGGGAGTTATTGTGTTAACACACTTGAAGGCCTCATCATTAATTTCAGAGTATTTATAAAAGTATTGATATGTAACCAGGTCAATATAAAATCATAATATAGAATCATTACAATGTTCCACAGAGGCGTCATAATATTATGTTGtgaaataatgttaaatatgtaTTAAAAGCATCAGAGCTCTTCATGACTTCAACATGAAGAGAGACTGTGAGCCTCCAGCTCatctcacacactcattttaactgttttgtgagtgaagagaaaacacaagtgtcccGGTGTTCACACTGCGCACAGGAGCCGCGGCTGCACTGAGTCTTCACGGTTCTCATGGTGCGTTCAAGTACCGCCTCCTCTCTGTGTGCTCTCCAATAATCCTCTCTCACTGCGATCATTGTCAGTCTGAGTCCAACTTAGAAACCACTAATCATGGCagaattggctccagctccagcagccGCCAAGAAGAAGGCCGCTCCCAAGCCGAAGAAGGTCGGCCCCAGCGTCAGGGAACTCATCGTTCAAGCCGTGGCCGCGTCCAAGGAGAGGAGCGGCGTGTCAGCGGCCGCTGTGAAGAAGGCTCTGGCTGCTGGAGGCTACGATGTGGACAAGAACAAGGCCCGCGTCAAGACCGCCATCAAGAGCCTGGTGATCAGCGGAACTCTGGTCCAGACCAAGGGAACCGGGGCCTCCGGCTCTTTCAAGATGAACAAGAAGGTGGAAGCCAAGAAGCCAGCAAAGAAGGCCGCTCCTAAAGCCAAGAAGCCCGCCGCCAAGAAACCCGCAGCGGCCAAGAAGCCCAAGGCAGCGGCAGCTAAGAAGCCAGCAGCTGCTAAAAAGTCTCCTAAGAAGGTGAAGAAACCTGCAGCGGCCAAGAAAGCAGCCAAGAAAGCAGCCAAGAGCCCCAAGAAGGTGGTGGCCAAGAGCCCCAAGAAGGTGGTGGCCAAGAGCCCCAAGAAGGTGGTGGCCAAGAGCCCCAAGAAGCTGGTGGCCAAGAGCCCCAAGAAGGTGGTGAAGAAGGCTCCAGCAGCCAAGAAATCTCCCGCCAAGAAGGTTGCCAAACC is part of the Solea senegalensis isolate Sse05_10M unplaced genomic scaffold, IFAPA_SoseM_1 scf7180000013183, whole genome shotgun sequence genome and encodes:
- the LOC122760191 gene encoding histone H2B-like, yielding MPDPAKTAPKKGSKKAVTKTAGKGGKKRRKSRKESYAIYVYKVLKQVHPDTGISSKAMGIMNSFVNDIFERIAGEASRLAHYNKRSTITSREIQTAVRLLLPGELAKHAVSEGTKAVTKYTSSK
- the LOC122760187 gene encoding histone H1-like, with protein sequence MAELAPAPAAAKKKAAPKPKKVGPSVRELIVQAVAASKERSGVSAAAVKKALAAGGYDVDKNKARVKTAIKSLVISGTLVQTKGTGASGSFKMNKKVEAKKPAKKAAPKAKKPAAKKPAAAKKPKAAAAKKPAAAKKSPKKVKKPAAAKKAAKKAAKSPKKVVAKSPKKVVAKSPKKVVAKSPKKLVAKSPKKVVKKAPAAKKSPAKKVAKPKVKKTAAKKK